A genome region from Atribacteraceae bacterium includes the following:
- a CDS encoding catalase, whose translation MKEENKRLTTAFGIPVADDQNSLTAGSQGPVLMSDVHLLEKLAHFDRERIPERVVHAKGAGAYGYFEVIADVTRYTRAKFLSQVGRRTEVFVRFSTVGGERGSADAARDPRGFAVKFYTEEGNYDLVGNNTPVFFIRDPLKFPDFIHTQKRNPATNLPDADMFWDFLSLTPESIHQVTILFSDRGTPATYRHMNGYSSHTFKWYNERGDYFWVQYH comes from the coding sequence GTGAAAGAGGAAAACAAAAGACTCACAACCGCTTTTGGAATCCCCGTAGCCGACGACCAAAACAGCCTTACGGCAGGCAGTCAGGGGCCGGTGCTTATGTCCGATGTGCACTTACTGGAGAAATTGGCCCATTTTGACCGGGAACGCATTCCCGAGCGGGTGGTGCACGCCAAAGGCGCCGGGGCGTACGGTTATTTTGAGGTTATCGCCGATGTCACCAGGTATACCAGGGCGAAATTTCTCTCGCAGGTGGGGAGGCGCACCGAAGTCTTTGTCCGGTTTTCTACCGTTGGCGGTGAGCGTGGTTCAGCCGATGCCGCCCGCGATCCGCGAGGTTTTGCTGTCAAGTTCTATACCGAGGAAGGCAATTACGACTTAGTGGGGAACAATACTCCGGTTTTCTTTATCCGTGATCCGCTGAAATTCCCTGATTTCATCCACACCCAGAAGCGGAATCCGGCAACCAATCTTCCGGATGCGGATATGTTTTGGGATTTTCTTTCCCTGACCCCCGAATCCATTCATCAGGTCACCATTCTTTTTTCCGATCGAGGGACGCCGGCTACTTACCGGCACATGAATGGCTACAGTAGCCATACATTCAAGTGGTATAACGAAAGGGGAGATTATTTCTGGGTTCAGTATCACTT